Proteins encoded together in one Microcebus murinus isolate Inina chromosome 18, M.murinus_Inina_mat1.0, whole genome shotgun sequence window:
- the LOC105872065 gene encoding keratin, type I cytoskeletal 12, whose translation MDLPSNSVSLSVRSSGLSRRLSSQSGIAGRPRVMSASSAGSGYGGSTFGFGASHGGGFSAASMFGSGAGFGGGSGSSWAGGLGSSLAGGLGTGYGRAMGGGGFGGLGIGFGGSAGNASVGIISGNDGGLLTGSEKETMQNLNDRLASYLDKVRALEEANTELENKIREWYETRGTGTGDPASQSDYSKYYPLIEDLRNKIISANIGNAQLLLQIDNARLAAEDFRMKYENELALRQTVEADINGLRRVLDELTLAKADLEMQIENLNEELAYMKKNHEEELQSFRVGGPGEVSVEMDAAPGVDLTRLLNDMRAQYETIAEQNRKDAEAWFIEKSGELRKEISTNTEQLQSSKSEVTDLRRAVQNLEIELQSQLAMKKSLEDSLAEAEGEYCGQLSQLQQLIGSLEAQLLQVRADAERQNADHQRLLDVKARLELEIETYRRLLDGEAQGDGLDESLLFVTDSKSQAQSIDSSKDPTKKRKIKTVVQEMVNGEVVSSQVQEIEELM comes from the exons ATGGATCTCCCAAGCAACAGCGTTTCGCTCTCAGTGCGCAGCTCTGGACTGTCCCGGAGGCTGTCCTCGCAGAGTGGGATAGCGGGCAGACCCAGGGTCATGTCTGCTTCCAGTGCTGGAAGTGGCTATGGCGGGAGCACCTTTGGCTTTGGAGCCAGCCATGGGGGAGGCTTCTCTGCTGCTTCCATGTTTGGTTCTGGTGCTGGCTTTGGTGGTGGCTCTGGAAGTTCCTGGGCAGGAGGACTGGGAAGTTCCTTGGCAGGAGGACTGGGCACTGGTTATGGGAGAGCCATGGGGGGAGGTGGCTTTGGAGGGCTGGGGATTGGATTTGGGGGAAGCGCAGGAAATGCCTCTGTAGGTATTATCTCTGGCAATGATGGAGGCCTTCTTACTGGATCAGAGAAAGAAACCATGCAAAATCTTAATGATAGATTAGCTTCCTACCTGGATAAGGTTCGAGCTCTAGAAGAAGCTAATACTGAGCTAGAGAACAAAATTAGAGAATGGTATGAAACTCGAGGCACCGGGACTGGAGACCCTGCGTCACAGAGCGATTACAGTAAATATTACCCACTGATCGAAGACCTCAGGAATAAG ATCATTTCTGCCAACATTGGAAATGCCCAGCTCCTCCTGCAGATTGACAACGCAAGACTGGCTGCAGAGGACTTCCGGATGAA GTATGAGAACGAGCTGGCCCTGCGCCAGACCGTGGAGGCCGACATCAACGGCCTGCGCCGCGTGCTGGACGAGCTGACCCTGGCCAAGGCCGACCTGGAGATGCAGATCGAGAATCTGAACGAGGAGCTGGCCTACATGAAGAAGAACCACGAGGAG GAGCTCCAAAGCTTCCGAGTGGGGGGCCCCGGCGAGGTCAGCGTCGAGATGGACGCCGCCCCCGGAGTGGACCTCACCAGGCTCCTCAATGACATGAGGGCGCAGTACGAAACCATCGCTGAGCAGAATCGCAAGGACGCGGAAGCCTGGTTCATTGAAAAG AGCGGGGAGCTCCGGAAGGAGATCAGCACCAACACCGAGCAGCTGCAGTCCAGCAAGAGCGAGGTCACCGACCTGCGGCGCGCCGTGCAAAACCTGGAGATCGAGCTGCAGTCCCAGCTCGCCATG AAGAAATCCCTGGAGGACTCGCTGGCCGAGGCCGAGGGCGAGTACTGCGGCCAGCTGTCCCAGCTGCAGCAGCTCATCGGCAGCCTGGAGGCGCAGCTGCTGCAGGTGCGCGCGGACGCCGAGCGCCAGAACGCCGACCACCAGCGGCTGCTGGACGTCAAGGCCCGCCTGGAGCTGGAGATTGAGACCTACCGCCGCCTGCTGGACGGGGAGGCCCAAGG TGATGGTTTGGATGAGAGTCTTCTATTTGTGACAGACTCCAAATCTCAAGCACAGTCAATTGATTCCTCTAAAG aCCCAACAAAAAAACGAAAAATCAAGACAGTTGTGCAGGAGATGGTGAATGGTGAGGTGGTCTCATCCCAAGTTCAGGAAATTGAAGAACTAATGTAA